The Bacteroidia bacterium genomic interval CCTGAGAAATACTGCCAATAATTAATATACTGTGGCTCTTGAAGAATTAAATGCCAGACTAGAGGTTTATAAGGCAAAGATAAACCGAAATCGACCCTTCATTATTGCGGTCTCCCTTATTCTGGGAATCCTTTTGGCGATCTACGCTTTTACTGCGCCTGTATTTTATACAGCACATGCGAGTTTTCATCCTGAAACCGGCACAAATAATTCACCAAGTCTGGCAGGAAGTCCTCTATCTTTTCTACTTGGTTCCGGAGGATTGGATGGAGATGAAGCAGGTATGATGGAAGAGGTCTTGAAAAGCCGAAATCTAAGCGAAGAAGTAGTAAAAGATACCGTTTCTTTCGAAGGGGAAGAGAGATTGATTGCAGACCTGGTAATTGAGAAGTTTCCCAAAAGCATATCTCCTATCCAGCTAGCAAAACGCCTCTTGAGTAGTGGCGACGAACGTTCCTATGCCAGTAAGATCATCCTGGCAGGAAGATTTGTGCGGGGAAGTGTAATCATCGAAAAGGAAGAAAATGGCTTCCTTACCATGGATCTCAGCTTTTCAGATGATTCCCTTACGGGTATATTGAGCAGTACTTATATTGAAAAGCTCAGTAATTATTATAGAAAGCAAAAAACAGAAAAAGCCCGTATCAATCTTGATTTTTTCACTGCTCGTGCAGACTCAATCAAAGGAGAATTGGATAATGCGGCACAGGCTCTCGCCCGATTCCAGGATCGCAACAAGGGTCTGGTCTTTTCCAGCAGAATGGTTTCGGCTAAAGAATTGGAAGTAAAGCTGGAGTATCTGAAAGAAATGTATATCACCCTGGTCACCAATCGTGAGCAAGCGGCCTCCCAACTACAAAGGGTAACTCCCATTATCCAGGTATTAGACGAACCCATTCCTCCCTTTATCCTATCTAAAAAGAATCCCATCCTCTTTGCCCTCATAGGATTGATTCTGGGATTGATCTTTACTATCGGATGGTTGAGTCGTAAGTTACTCTGGCAGGATTTGATGTCTTACGTCAAATCCAGTCTGGAAAATCCTCCTAAAGAGGAAGATTAATTAGCCCTTAGGCTCCTATTCCTTTTTTCTGTAAAATTCTTTGACCCCAGTGAGAAATGGCTTTCTCAAGGTCTTCCAGCTTAAAGGGTTTGCTGATATAGTCATCCATTCCTGCACTTAGGTATTGTTCACGAACCCCTGCCATAGCATTTGCAGTCATCGCGATAATCACAGGACGTTTATCATTGCCATAGGTTTCGATAATCTCCTGGGTAGCGCTTAAGCCGTCCAGTTCGGGCATTTGGATATCCATAAAAATGAGGTCAAAGCCGCTATCTTTGAGCATATCTACTGCCTCTCTTCCATTATCTGCCAAC includes:
- a CDS encoding Wzz/FepE/Etk N-terminal domain-containing protein produces the protein MALEELNARLEVYKAKINRNRPFIIAVSLILGILLAIYAFTAPVFYTAHASFHPETGTNNSPSLAGSPLSFLLGSGGLDGDEAGMMEEVLKSRNLSEEVVKDTVSFEGEERLIADLVIEKFPKSISPIQLAKRLLSSGDERSYASKIILAGRFVRGSVIIEKEENGFLTMDLSFSDDSLTGILSSTYIEKLSNYYRKQKTEKARINLDFFTARADSIKGELDNAAQALARFQDRNKGLVFSSRMVSAKELEVKLEYLKEMYITLVTNREQAASQLQRVTPIIQVLDEPIPPFILSKKNPILFALIGLILGLIFTIGWLSRKLLWQDLMSYVKSSLENPPKEED